The genomic DNA TTCCGGGGGCAAGGGCAGGCGCAAATACCAGCTGGCGAGCTCCTGCCCCTTGCGCCGGATGCGGAAAAGGGGGCTTCGCTCCCCGGGGGCAAGCCTGGCCAGGAGGGCCTCCTTTTCCGGGGGCAGGTAGCGGGCCCAGTGGGTTTTGACGTAGCCCACCAGGGGCCCTTCCCGCTTAAGGCGCACGGGGCCATCCACCACCAAAAGCCCTCCGGAAAGCTCCTTAGCCACCTCCGCTTCCAAGGTGGCCCTGGCCCGCCGCAAGCCCTCCTGGAGGGCGTAAATCCCCTCCCCCTCCACGGGGAAGGGCGCATACAGGAGCTCGCCCGCCGGCAGGGGCTCGGAGAGCCCCACCCCCACCCGGCGCACCACGGGGGAAAGAAGCCGCATCCTCCCCTCCTCGTAGACCACCGCCCCCGCGGCCACGCACCCTAAAAGGGCCAACC from Thermus sp. LT1-2-5 includes the following:
- a CDS encoding DNA double-strand break repair nuclease NurA, encoding MAWRLYALELPQAQELMPEGPEPEGFWPLEEPWEPRTGEALPWPEPLYFLDGKERAEGLVAEGRRLALLGCVAAGAVVYEEGRMRLLSPVVRRVGVGLSEPLPAGELLYAPFPVEGEGIYALQEGLRRARATLEAEVAKELSGGLLVVDGPVRLKREGPLVGYVKTHWARYLPPEKEALLARLAPGERSPLFRIRRKGQELASWYLRLPLPPEGVRPPEAGLLRLETPMEGPYEALAALSLSLFPALASHPVKDSRAPQNLTPVGGLERELGRRMGSREVVARLLARHLGGG